Proteins encoded within one genomic window of candidate division WOR-3 bacterium:
- a CDS encoding sodium:solute symporter family protein, translating into MHLSIQFIIVFLYFVVVLIVGLLAQKLAKSGTDYLIAGRNLGLWLCTAVVVGEWLGGMSTIGVSERAYVSGISSAWYNISTSIGMALFGFLLAKHYRRNNVYTVSEMIEKLYNKNVRTVSAIAFLFAYIILGYAQVQTVGSVLASSLNMKFTDGVILGGLLVTIYVTAGGYWSITLTNVIHTLFLYFSIISTFIIGLIKIGGYSGLFKALAEVGKNPAIYKSPFGVGTNQVLGWIIGGMFGAFAAQASIQPVFAAKDERTAKNASLLSALLIFPTGILTATLGMIAATGKFVNVSNPKQALPSLLMSTNFVPAWFGGIALAGILAAILSTVAPVMFAISTILVKDIYHNLIHKEADEQRLLKVSRWFTFIVGLLLIPLAVYLQGYVLDTGYISYAIRGAAAIIVLAGVYWVVKGKRIPTSNAANVAMILGTVVAVAFPIIKYYKPTFNFDKNLWALGIALLSILFVTFIERVILKKENQ; encoded by the coding sequence ATGCACTTGTCAATACAATTTATAATTGTGTTCCTTTATTTTGTGGTCGTGCTCATTGTCGGTCTTCTCGCCCAGAAGCTTGCCAAGTCAGGTACTGACTATCTGATTGCCGGAAGAAACCTCGGATTGTGGCTCTGTACCGCTGTGGTTGTCGGGGAATGGCTTGGTGGGATGAGTACTATTGGTGTATCCGAAAGGGCATACGTAAGTGGGATTTCCTCTGCCTGGTACAACATTTCCACTTCAATTGGAATGGCGCTGTTTGGCTTTCTTTTGGCGAAGCATTATAGGAGAAACAACGTATATACCGTATCGGAGATGATTGAGAAGCTCTACAACAAAAATGTAAGAACGGTTTCAGCAATCGCTTTTCTTTTTGCTTATATAATTCTCGGGTATGCCCAGGTTCAAACTGTTGGTTCTGTTCTTGCATCAAGCCTTAATATGAAGTTCACCGATGGTGTAATATTAGGGGGGCTTTTGGTAACTATTTACGTGACTGCAGGTGGCTATTGGTCTATTACATTAACGAACGTCATTCACACATTGTTCTTATATTTTTCAATCATTTCGACCTTTATCATTGGGCTTATTAAGATAGGTGGATATTCAGGTTTATTTAAGGCACTTGCAGAAGTGGGTAAAAACCCCGCAATTTACAAGAGTCCCTTTGGAGTGGGTACAAATCAGGTACTGGGATGGATAATTGGCGGTATGTTTGGTGCCTTTGCTGCTCAGGCTTCAATCCAGCCAGTCTTCGCCGCAAAGGATGAAAGGACTGCAAAGAACGCTTCCCTTTTAAGCGCATTATTAATCTTTCCCACTGGAATCCTTACCGCAACCCTTGGAATGATTGCGGCGACAGGTAAATTTGTTAATGTATCAAATCCAAAGCAGGCACTTCCGAGCCTTTTAATGTCAACAAATTTTGTTCCTGCCTGGTTTGGTGGGATTGCTCTTGCAGGTATTCTTGCAGCTATCCTTTCTACCGTCGCACCGGTGATGTTTGCAATTTCTACAATTCTTGTAAAGGACATATACCACAACCTTATTCACAAGGAAGCTGATGAACAAAGGCTTTTAAAGGTTTCTCGGTGGTTTACCTTTATTGTGGGGTTACTCCTTATTCCCCTTGCGGTTTATCTTCAAGGTTATGTCCTTGATACTGGTTATATCTCTTATGCCATTAGGGGCGCCGCTGCCATCATAGTCCTTGCTGGCGTCTACTGGGTTGTTAAAGGCAAAAGAATTCCTACTTCAAATGCTGCCAATGTTGCAATGATTCTTGGAACCGTTGTTGCCGTTGCCTTTCCTATCATTAAGTATTATAAACCCACTTTCAATTTTGACAAGAACCTCTGGGCACTTGGAATAGCGCTATTATCAATTCTTTTTGTGACTTTCATTGAAAGGGTTATATTAAAGAAGGAGAATCAATGA
- a CDS encoding CoA transferase: MKPLEGVKVLDLSRVLAGPTVGMILGDLGADVIKVERPGVGDETRGWGPPFAGGESAYYMCANKNKRGMTLDLKSEAGREILEKLIKRSDVMILNFLPDVLESLHLTYEEVRKIKPDIIWASITGFGLTGPKANKPGYDVLIQGISGLMSITGEPDGEPMKVGVAICDVLTALYTVIAIEAALIRRSQTGEGAMIDNSLLESSIASLVNVANNYLIGGIIPKRYGNAHPNIVPYQVFKASDDYIIIGVGNEEQWKRFCKVIEREDLATDPRFETNAKRLENRHILIPIIEEIISKKESKYWLEKLDEAHIPAGPINTVDKAINDEQVVYRKFIQEIDHPTAGKIRLMKNPIHFGDIELDIYRHPPLLGEHTKEILLEIGYTEEDYLRFREMGVV; encoded by the coding sequence ATGAAACCACTTGAAGGCGTTAAGGTCCTTGATCTCTCGAGGGTTCTTGCAGGTCCCACTGTTGGGATGATCCTCGGGGATCTTGGCGCCGATGTGATAAAGGTAGAAAGGCCCGGAGTCGGTGATGAAACCCGGGGCTGGGGGCCACCTTTCGCAGGCGGTGAAAGTGCCTATTACATGTGTGCAAACAAAAATAAGAGAGGAATGACCCTTGATCTAAAGTCTGAGGCCGGTAGGGAAATTCTTGAGAAGTTAATAAAACGTAGCGATGTTATGATATTAAACTTCTTACCCGATGTGCTTGAAAGTCTCCACTTGACCTATGAAGAAGTTAGAAAAATCAAACCTGACATTATTTGGGCCTCTATAACGGGTTTTGGACTCACTGGTCCGAAGGCTAATAAGCCTGGCTATGATGTTCTGATTCAGGGCATCAGTGGACTAATGAGTATTACTGGTGAACCTGATGGCGAACCGATGAAGGTTGGAGTAGCCATCTGTGATGTACTTACTGCCCTCTACACGGTAATCGCTATCGAAGCTGCCCTAATTAGGCGAAGTCAAACTGGAGAAGGTGCAATGATCGATAATTCCTTGTTGGAATCATCTATTGCAAGCCTTGTAAATGTGGCGAACAACTATTTAATTGGAGGAATTATTCCTAAGAGATACGGTAATGCCCATCCCAACATAGTGCCTTACCAGGTTTTTAAGGCCAGCGATGATTATATAATCATAGGAGTGGGAAATGAGGAACAGTGGAAACGGTTTTGTAAAGTAATCGAAAGGGAAGATTTGGCTACGGATCCAAGGTTCGAAACCAACGCAAAACGGCTTGAAAATAGACATATTTTAATTCCCATTATTGAAGAAATAATCTCAAAGAAGGAAAGCAAGTACTGGCTTGAGAAGCTGGATGAGGCCCATATTCCAGCAGGTCCCATAAATACCGTTGACAAGGCTATTAATGATGAACAGGTTGTTTATAGAAAATTCATTCAGGAAATTGACCATCCAACGGCAGGCAAGATCAGGTTAATGAAAAACCCAATTCACTTCGGGGATATTGAATTGGATATTTATAGACACCCTCCACTTCTTGGAGAGCATACGAAGGAGATCCTCTTGGAGATTGGTTATACCGAGGAGGATTACCTAAGGTTTAGGGAGATGGGGGTTGTATGA
- a CDS encoding 4Fe-4S dicluster domain-containing protein: MNKRFEIEINHDWCKACYICVKICPKNVFDIAEKESFRGFREVVPSRVEDCIGCLMCENFCPDFAIEVKELKDAVEEDKVTD, translated from the coding sequence ATGAATAAACGCTTTGAAATAGAGATTAATCACGACTGGTGTAAGGCTTGCTACATTTGTGTTAAAATTTGTCCTAAGAATGTTTTTGATATCGCGGAAAAGGAGAGTTTTAGGGGATTTAGAGAGGTAGTACCATCCAGAGTAGAGGATTGTATCGGGTGCTTGATGTGTGAAAACTTCTGCCCTGATTTTGCAATTGAGGTGAAGGAGCTAAAAGATGCCGTGGAAGAGGATAAAGTTACCGATTAA
- a CDS encoding 2-oxoacid:acceptor oxidoreductase subunit alpha has protein sequence MPWKRIKLPIKPGRFLVQGDEAVADGAFCAGMRFYAGYPITPASEVITRVQERFEESGEGVYFQGEDEIASIAACIGASWTGVKAMTATSGPGFDLMVENLGYAIFTETPLVIVDVQRAGPSTGQAARPSQGDYHQVRYATHGDYEIIVLTPWSCQELFEFGIRAFNLAERYRVPVIILTDEAVGHLREPVVYPEEIDVFDREHDPDAPPFSFDERDAGPMPLIGDGKALLITGSTHTEAGKRVTQDPEIHRKIVKHLIGKIQHNVSDIFESHEEFIEDAEIVIASYGISARSGFEAVKRLREKGLKVGFFRFKVIWPLWEKYVRERLSGIKKIFVPEMNAGHLSRELERLVNGEVISISELGTNIITPETIVKEVEARL, from the coding sequence ATGCCGTGGAAGAGGATAAAGTTACCGATTAAACCTGGAAGATTCTTGGTACAAGGTGACGAAGCTGTTGCCGATGGCGCTTTTTGCGCTGGGATGAGATTTTATGCTGGATATCCGATAACCCCTGCCAGTGAGGTAATAACAAGGGTTCAGGAGCGATTCGAAGAATCAGGAGAGGGTGTTTACTTTCAGGGTGAGGATGAAATAGCCTCGATAGCAGCTTGTATTGGTGCTTCTTGGACCGGTGTAAAGGCGATGACGGCAACCAGTGGGCCGGGTTTTGACCTTATGGTGGAGAACTTAGGATATGCGATTTTTACTGAGACTCCCCTTGTTATTGTTGATGTTCAAAGGGCAGGTCCATCAACGGGTCAGGCGGCAAGACCTTCCCAGGGGGACTATCATCAGGTGAGATATGCAACCCATGGCGATTATGAGATTATTGTTCTTACTCCCTGGTCCTGTCAGGAGCTATTTGAGTTTGGAATAAGGGCCTTTAATTTGGCTGAAAGGTACCGAGTCCCAGTCATTATTTTGACGGACGAGGCTGTAGGGCATTTAAGGGAACCCGTTGTTTATCCTGAAGAGATAGATGTGTTTGACCGGGAGCACGATCCAGATGCTCCTCCTTTTAGTTTTGATGAAAGGGATGCAGGTCCAATGCCCCTTATTGGTGATGGAAAGGCGCTTTTGATCACCGGTTCCACCCATACGGAGGCCGGAAAGCGGGTAACACAAGACCCTGAAATTCATAGGAAAATTGTTAAACACCTTATAGGAAAGATTCAACATAACGTTTCTGATATTTTTGAATCACACGAAGAATTCATAGAGGATGCAGAGATCGTAATTGCATCCTATGGCATTTCTGCAAGGAGTGGGTTCGAAGCGGTGAAAAGGCTAAGGGAAAAAGGCCTTAAAGTGGGATTTTTCAGATTTAAAGTCATCTGGCCTCTTTGGGAGAAGTACGTGAGGGAGAGGCTTTCAGGAATAAAGAAGATTTTTGTTCCAGAGATGAATGCAGGCCACTTATCGCGAGAATTAGAAAGACTGGTTAATGGTGAGGTAATCTCAATATCAGAGCTTGGTACTAATATAATAACTCCAGAAACCATTGTTAAAGAAGTGGAGGCCCGTCTATGA
- a CDS encoding thiamine pyrophosphate-dependent enzyme — protein MKNYMDWIRTDYFPTAFCAGCGHGIILKAIAKALTELEFKREEVVFVSGIGCSGWIPSPYIKADSIHTTHGRALAFATGVKLARPDLTVIVVGGDGDIASIGGNHLIHAARRNIDITCIMADNNNYGMTGGQYSPTTPQGAKTTTSRKGHVEPPFDVAYMVKAAGASYVARYTVAHFPQLVNAIKKAITTPGFSFVQAISSCPTHFGRRNISQDPYEYLDYLKKNSVNIKNVKETDEIRNKITIGEF, from the coding sequence ATGAAAAATTACATGGATTGGATTAGAACAGACTACTTTCCCACTGCCTTTTGTGCCGGATGCGGGCACGGCATTATTTTAAAGGCCATTGCAAAGGCTTTAACAGAGTTGGAGTTCAAGAGAGAGGAAGTGGTTTTTGTTTCGGGTATTGGTTGTTCCGGATGGATTCCAAGCCCATATATTAAAGCCGATTCTATACATACAACTCATGGTAGAGCACTTGCCTTTGCAACGGGTGTTAAACTTGCACGACCTGATTTAACTGTTATCGTTGTTGGGGGCGATGGGGACATTGCCTCTATCGGTGGAAATCATTTAATTCATGCAGCGCGGAGAAATATAGATATCACATGTATAATGGCTGACAACAACAATTACGGGATGACAGGCGGCCAGTACTCTCCCACTACACCTCAAGGGGCAAAGACCACCACCTCACGAAAAGGTCATGTTGAACCGCCTTTTGATGTGGCCTACATGGTTAAGGCTGCTGGGGCTTCTTATGTCGCAAGGTATACCGTTGCCCATTTTCCACAACTGGTTAACGCCATTAAGAAGGCTATTACAACACCCGGTTTTTCCTTCGTACAGGCGATCAGTTCCTGTCCCACCCACTTTGGCAGAAGGAACATATCCCAGGATCCATATGAGTATCTTGATTACCTCAAAAAAAATTCTGTCAATATAAAAAATGTTAAAGAAACGGACGAAATTCGGAATAAAATCACAATAGGAGAATTCTAA
- a CDS encoding 2-oxoacid:acceptor oxidoreductase family protein has translation MGTLQVRYAGTGGQGIILLGVLTADAAVKAGNYATQGSYYGAQVRGGITSADVVLSKDWVAFPYVEYSDILVALTSESLSYYLKSAKEGSIIIVDEIVLIEQDEGELKSKFRLEKIPFTRLCYEKFNSGFLLNIVAFGYVSRYLRDFFTEKEAIAALKENVPEKYFEIEAEAFKVGASI, from the coding sequence ATGGGAACCTTGCAGGTTAGGTATGCTGGAACTGGAGGGCAGGGTATAATTCTGCTGGGTGTTCTAACCGCAGATGCTGCGGTAAAGGCCGGAAACTATGCGACTCAGGGTTCTTATTACGGTGCTCAGGTTAGAGGTGGTATCACTTCAGCCGATGTGGTTTTGAGTAAAGACTGGGTTGCTTTTCCTTACGTTGAGTATTCCGATATCCTTGTTGCCCTCACCTCGGAGTCGCTAAGTTATTATCTAAAATCTGCCAAGGAAGGGAGTATTATAATTGTAGATGAGATAGTCCTAATTGAGCAAGATGAGGGGGAACTGAAGTCCAAATTTAGATTAGAAAAGATCCCATTTACCAGGTTATGTTACGAGAAATTCAACTCGGGTTTTCTGTTAAACATTGTGGCTTTTGGTTATGTTTCCAGGTATCTAAGGGATTTCTTCACTGAAAAGGAAGCTATCGCAGCCTTAAAAGAAAATGTTCCCGAGAAATATTTTGAAATAGAGGCTGAAGCTTTTAAAGTTGGAGCTTCAATTTAA
- a CDS encoding adenylosuccinate synthase has product MADVVIGLQWGDEAKGRFVDYIAKDYDLICRFQGGANAGHTIVVNNTKLVLHLLPSGIIRPEKKNLITAGVLIDPDVFKQEVEEISSLTGSLNGRLFVDERATIVLPFHKEEDALEEESRGGIGSTKRGIAYAYRDLYQRIAIRVGDLFHEKTLNRKVKDITDFNNQIIAARFGHPPFDYKKILEDLKEFAQFIKPFTTDGFEFIHKMEREGKRILFEGAQGSLLDIIYGSYPYVTSSHTISSGALVFSGLPPQKIERVYGVFKAYTTRVGKGPFPTEIKDKEGELIREKGQEFGATTGRPRRCGWLDLVILKYSVLMNGVTHLVMTKLDVLSGLNPVKVATRYKKDGKIMELPPPMSEDLEAVEPVYEEFAGFELSLKEERYEELHENARKYIEFIESQLGLDINYISVGPEREKLIRKTY; this is encoded by the coding sequence ATGGCCGACGTTGTAATTGGGCTCCAATGGGGCGATGAGGCAAAAGGAAGGTTCGTTGATTACATTGCGAAGGACTACGATCTTATATGCCGGTTCCAGGGGGGAGCTAACGCAGGTCATACAATTGTAGTGAATAATACTAAACTCGTACTCCATTTACTTCCGTCAGGAATAATAAGGCCTGAAAAAAAGAATCTTATAACCGCAGGTGTTTTGATTGACCCCGATGTATTCAAACAGGAAGTTGAAGAAATTTCAAGTTTAACAGGTTCACTAAATGGTAGGCTTTTTGTAGATGAGCGCGCGACAATCGTTCTCCCCTTTCACAAAGAAGAAGATGCCCTCGAAGAAGAATCAAGAGGAGGCATTGGAAGCACAAAGCGGGGTATCGCTTACGCATACAGAGACCTATACCAAAGAATTGCCATACGGGTGGGAGATTTATTTCATGAGAAAACCCTTAACAGAAAGGTAAAAGACATTACCGATTTTAACAACCAAATTATCGCAGCACGCTTTGGCCATCCGCCCTTTGATTATAAAAAAATCCTCGAAGACTTGAAGGAGTTTGCTCAATTCATTAAGCCATTCACCACTGACGGATTTGAATTCATTCACAAAATGGAAAGAGAAGGCAAGAGAATTCTTTTTGAAGGAGCCCAGGGAAGTTTACTGGATATCATATACGGGAGCTACCCCTACGTGACTTCTTCCCATACGATTTCATCCGGGGCTCTTGTTTTCTCAGGACTTCCTCCTCAAAAAATCGAAAGAGTTTACGGCGTTTTCAAGGCTTACACCACGAGGGTTGGCAAAGGCCCATTTCCCACGGAAATTAAAGATAAAGAAGGTGAACTGATTAGAGAGAAAGGACAGGAATTTGGTGCTACCACAGGAAGGCCTCGTAGATGTGGATGGCTGGACCTGGTAATTCTAAAATATTCTGTACTAATGAATGGAGTTACCCACTTGGTAATGACAAAGCTCGATGTTTTGAGCGGATTGAATCCCGTTAAAGTAGCTACAAGATACAAAAAAGATGGTAAAATAATGGAATTACCCCCTCCAATGTCCGAAGATTTAGAAGCCGTTGAGCCTGTGTACGAAGAATTTGCAGGCTTTGAACTTTCTTTAAAAGAAGAGAGATACGAAGAACTTCACGAAAATGCCCGAAAGTATATTGAATTCATTGAAAGCCAATTAGGACTTGATATTAACTATATCTCAGTAGGCCCCGAACGAGAAAAGCTAATCAGAAAAACCTATTAA
- the queA gene encoding tRNA preQ1(34) S-adenosylmethionine ribosyltransferase-isomerase QueA, which yields MLSLELFDYNLPAELIAQKPLKERDKARLLVINLKDDEIIHSHFYELPKFLKPGDVIVVNKTKVIKARLFAHAKDTGGKLEIFFVNYINDKEFKALVSSRKKAKDGRIFVVGDHEIIVQGQEGEKIIFKILSDINVTQLLELYGQVPLPHYIKREPEKEDEEYYQTIFAEKGYSVAAPTAGLHFTERTINELKDKGVKIVPVILNVGPGTFKPVKTEDVTKHKMDEEYYEIPEDSANIIIEAKRNGHRIIACGTTSVRTLESWKFDNQKLRGNTDLFIYPGFKFDVIDGLITNFHLPKSTPLILVSAFAGREKVLKAYEEAIRQGYRFLSYGDAMLILPEIEKTSF from the coding sequence ATGCTTTCCCTTGAACTTTTTGATTACAATTTGCCAGCTGAGTTGATCGCTCAAAAACCATTGAAAGAGAGAGACAAAGCTCGTCTCTTGGTAATAAATTTAAAGGACGACGAAATTATTCATTCTCACTTTTACGAACTTCCAAAATTTCTAAAACCCGGTGATGTTATTGTAGTGAACAAGACGAAAGTGATAAAGGCAAGGTTATTTGCGCACGCTAAGGACACTGGTGGGAAATTGGAGATTTTCTTTGTGAATTACATTAATGACAAAGAATTTAAAGCCCTCGTCTCCAGCAGAAAAAAGGCTAAAGACGGAAGAATCTTTGTGGTTGGAGACCACGAAATTATAGTCCAGGGCCAGGAAGGCGAAAAAATAATCTTTAAAATTCTCTCAGATATTAATGTAACTCAACTTCTGGAACTTTATGGCCAGGTTCCTTTGCCACACTATATCAAACGGGAGCCCGAGAAGGAAGACGAAGAGTATTATCAAACCATTTTCGCTGAAAAGGGATATTCAGTAGCCGCACCAACAGCTGGCCTCCACTTCACCGAAAGGACGATTAACGAACTGAAAGATAAAGGTGTCAAAATCGTGCCCGTAATTCTCAATGTTGGTCCCGGAACCTTTAAACCTGTCAAAACGGAAGATGTCACAAAGCACAAAATGGATGAAGAATATTACGAGATTCCCGAAGACTCAGCGAATATCATAATTGAGGCAAAGAGGAACGGGCATAGAATAATTGCCTGTGGAACCACCAGTGTACGTACATTAGAATCCTGGAAATTTGACAATCAAAAATTGAGAGGAAACACAGACTTATTCATATACCCTGGATTTAAATTCGACGTTATAGACGGGCTTATTACCAATTTTCACCTCCCAAAATCGACCCCTCTCATCCTTGTCAGTGCCTTTGCAGGTAGAGAAAAAGTTCTGAAAGCTTACGAAGAGGCTATAAGGCAAGGTTATCGATTTTTAAGTTACGGAGACGCAATGTTGATTCTTCCTGAAATTGAAAAAACCTCATTTTAA
- a CDS encoding DUF4147 domain-containing protein: protein MIKNKTTLLRDDISSPLYEARKVLIEALNYAFERCSLDLILKNYTNQMGENPYIVSIGKAAYTMLKPFVKSTEIRGGILVTNVKIPEKLNNIKYFKGGHPYPNRASIKSAEYLLTILKTKPPEKLLFLVSGGGSSMFELPRIPLKDLITINKLLLSSGANIEEINTVRKHLSKIKGGQLINYFKNKAYALLMSDVINDRIDLIASGLTTCDPSTFLDALEVLNKYDLWDKAPQSVKEVISAGIKGDIPETLKDCKLAEGKIENTIILKNADFLAHSEDYLKSLGFAVFNLGSDFHLNIENMVQILVKKAQELTLQSPHKPIAIVAGGEVYLKVIGKGKGGRNQELVLRMAVEMSKFSKTFVFTSLGTDGIDGITDAAGAICDSETMKRAKILNLDPEKYLKRNDSYNFFKKIEDLILTGPTGINVKDVYCLLLLNQQNPINTL, encoded by the coding sequence ATGATCAAAAACAAAACAACCCTTCTGCGAGATGATATATCCTCTCCCCTATACGAAGCAAGAAAAGTTCTCATTGAAGCGTTAAATTACGCCTTCGAAAGGTGCAGCTTAGATTTAATTCTCAAAAATTACACAAACCAAATGGGCGAAAATCCCTATATCGTATCCATCGGTAAGGCTGCTTACACAATGCTAAAGCCCTTTGTGAAATCAACGGAAATAAGAGGTGGAATTCTTGTTACAAATGTAAAAATACCCGAAAAGTTAAACAATATAAAGTACTTCAAAGGCGGACATCCTTACCCCAACAGGGCGAGCATCAAATCCGCGGAATATCTCCTTACCATTCTTAAAACAAAACCACCTGAAAAACTTCTTTTTCTCGTCTCTGGGGGCGGATCGTCGATGTTTGAACTCCCAAGAATTCCATTGAAAGACCTCATAACCATCAATAAACTCCTCTTATCAAGTGGAGCAAACATCGAGGAAATTAACACAGTGAGGAAACATCTTTCAAAAATTAAGGGTGGTCAACTGATAAATTATTTCAAAAACAAAGCTTACGCTCTTTTGATGTCCGATGTCATAAATGATAGAATTGATTTAATCGCCTCAGGCCTTACCACCTGTGATCCGTCAACCTTTCTTGATGCCCTTGAAGTATTAAATAAATATGATCTATGGGATAAGGCGCCTCAAAGCGTAAAAGAGGTAATCAGCGCAGGAATTAAAGGCGATATTCCTGAAACATTAAAGGATTGCAAACTGGCAGAGGGGAAAATTGAAAACACCATAATTCTAAAAAATGCTGACTTTCTCGCCCACTCAGAAGATTACTTAAAGTCTTTGGGCTTTGCCGTTTTTAACCTTGGCAGTGATTTTCACTTAAATATTGAGAATATGGTTCAAATCCTTGTTAAAAAAGCACAGGAATTAACTTTACAAAGTCCTCACAAACCAATAGCCATTGTTGCAGGGGGTGAAGTATACCTTAAGGTTATAGGGAAAGGGAAGGGAGGAAGGAACCAAGAACTCGTGCTTAGAATGGCCGTTGAAATGTCAAAATTTAGCAAAACCTTTGTTTTTACCTCCCTTGGTACCGATGGAATCGACGGAATAACAGATGCAGCAGGAGCCATCTGTGATAGTGAAACGATGAAAAGGGCAAAAATACTAAACTTAGACCCTGAAAAGTATTTGAAGAGAAACGACTCTTATAACTTTTTCAAAAAAATCGAAGATCTAATTCTTACAGGACCTACTGGCATCAATGTTAAAGACGTTTATTGCCTCCTTTTGTTAAATCAGCAAAACCCGATTAATACGTTATAA